One region of Acropora muricata isolate sample 2 chromosome 13, ASM3666990v1, whole genome shotgun sequence genomic DNA includes:
- the LOC136895874 gene encoding regulator of nonsense transcripts 2-like, which yields MSEEKRKARCGEKKKNSAIPKFGGDEMRNINKETLKDVKAPELDSSGSEKDTSEKLKSDEEQAMASNSKDAKVENDDSAAKQKEKEDEEEQRREEEEVRQSLKEAQEQMEQKLAMREKNLAARGQPLEESHFKGRDSSVKKNSAFIKKLRTITEAQRESLEQEFAGLNLSKYVQEAVAAILDGLTKLKLADVRCMSHICGLIHQEYGDFSEPLKKGIMKTFDNYGGKEEEKQANVSKYRVSLRLLGELVISGVFPKLPEGMKMLHTVLSNIVNADKESHSYVPVIISFARHCGEDFAGFTSRKQRLLAEKHKVVFPKCHIVSADDQVAINQLLLSYYKSLAGHLVAAHKDLHNREKQNRQTLMTKGELHPERKESFEKAQKAYEKLLVNTSTLADILDVDMPDLPQLELTQQEVSGNSVDVFNPFRNSESDGGSGLWEDEEVRIFYENLKDLKAFLPGILYKDEGKADSESDAESVKDEKPAIKDLEVTEDECSDMEEDFGDEPFIETESEEEDNDPSKSSVSSGAALDAILLRLPTCVNKDFIDEVATEFMQTCNNKGNRKKLCRTLIAVPRIRLDLLPIYSRLVATLDPCAPDIAPEMIKQLKSEFRFRLRKKDQVNVESKIKVVRFIGELTKFNMFPKGETLHCLKMLLEDFTHHNIDMACNLLEVCGRFLYRSPESHVRTRNLLELMMRKKSVQTLDSRQLTLIENAFFYCNPPEKQKVAQVERPPMHEYIRKLLYKDLSKTTTEKVLRHIRKLPWDDPQIVLYVIKCLIRVWNVKYNSVHCAANLLAGVVQYHEEVGLYVVDGILEEIRLGMETNLQKMNQRRVSCVKFLGELYNYRQVESRVIFTTLYSFITFGNNQEGVPSVLDPPEHLFRIRLICTLLDTCGQYFDHGNYKKKLDCFLVYFQCYILKKKADAIWHEGHPFPRDVDYMVADTLESLRPKLTIFTNLEEAVQNLEKLNKEHQEQIEKATPAEQVNDSSHPLPIQNTPHSNVGTRSPAASLGTSPCESPMLREEDELSGTWESEGEDEDAGPDPHGMESDINLTEVDMSDMDMNKVKVLSPPKLEPTVEDKEFLAAFDKVMLDDIQSRREENLKVPSLDVAVPMHLKSQRMRRNSLPEESDNLKFVIMLKKGSKQHFKNLEIPVSSGLAASIKDRQLAEQQEQEEVKRLVLDYNQRQEEEIYNEMLAEQRQSMADQAPRSHHRTHKKRLPEGNDTSLVFANLTRRR from the exons ATGAGTGAGGAAAAAAGGAAGGCAAGATGtggcgaaaagaaaaaaaactcggCGATTCCAAAGTTTGGAGGAGACGAAATGAGGAACATTAACAAAGAGACCTTAAAGGACGTGAAAGCTCCTGAGCTCGACAGCTCAGGGAGCGAGAAAGATACAAGTGAGAAACTAAAGAG tGATGAGGAACAGGCTATGGCTTCCAACAGCAAAGATGCTAAG GTAGAGAATGATGATTCAGCTGctaagcaaaaggaaaaagaagatgaagaggaaCAGCGCAGAGAAGAGGAAGAAGTA CGACAGTCCTTAAAGGAAGCTCAAGAGCAGATGGAACAGAAACTTGCAATGAGAGAGAAAAATCTGGCAGCTCGAG GTCAGCCTCTTGAGGAGTCGCATTTTAAAGGACGTGACTCTTCTGTCAAGAAGAATTCTGCATTTATAAAGAAGTTG CGGACAATTACAGAAGCTCAGCGGGAATCTTTGGAGCAAGAATTTGCTGGATTGAATCTTTCAAAATATGTACAGGAGGCG GTTGCTGCAATATTGGATGGGTTGACAAAACTTAAG cTTGCAGATGTGAGGTGCATGTCACATATTTGTGGCTTGATTCATCAAGAGTACGGTGACTTCAGTGAGCCTCTCAAGAAGGGAATCATGAAAACGTTTGATAACTATGGtggaaaagaagaggaaaag CAAGCAAATGTAAGCAAGTATCGTGTTTCTCTGAGACTTCTGGGAGAGCTTGTCATTTCTGGAGTTTTTCCAAAGCTTCCTGAAGGCATGAAAATGCTCCACACTGTCTTGAGTAACATTGTCAATGCGGACAAGGAAAGCCACTCTTATGTGCCAGTTATCATCAGCTTTGCACGTCACTGTGGTGAAGATTTTGCTGGTTTCACATCAAGAAAGCAAAGACTATTGGCCGAGAAACACAAGGTGGTCTTTCCAAAGTGCCACATTGTGTCAGCTGATGATCAAGTAGCCATTAATCAGCTGTTGCTGAGTTATTACAAGTCATTGGCTGGTCATTTAGTGGCAGCTCACAAAGATCTTCACAACAGAGAGAAGCAGAACAGACAAACTCTCATG accaaagGTGAACTGCACCCAGAGAGAAAAGAATCATTTGAGAAAGCACAAAAGGCATATGAGAAGCTTTTGGTGAACACATCAACTTTGGCC GATATACTTGATGTTGACATGCCTGATTTGCCGCAACTTG AACTCACTCAACAAGAAGTTTCAGGGAACTCTGTTGATGTTTTCAACCCTTTTAGAAATAGTGAG TCTGATGGCGGTTCTGGTTTGTGGGAAGACGAGGAAGTGCGAATCTTTTATGAAAATCTAAAAGATCTAAAAGCATTCTTGCCAGGG ATTTTGTACAAAGATGAAGGAAAAGCAGATTCAGAAAGTGATGCAGAAAGTGTTAAAGATGAGAAGCCAGCCATCAAAGACTTGGAAG TGACAGAAGACGAGTGCAGTGATATGGAAGAAGACTTTGGTGATGAGCCGTTCATTGAAACAGAAAGTGAAGAAG AGGATAACGATCCATCGAAATCAAGCGTAAGCAGTGGAGCAGCTCTTGATGCCATACTGCTCAGATTGCCAACATGTGTTAACAAGGATTTCATCGATGAG GTGGCAACAGAGTTCATGCAAACTTGTAACAACAAGGGAAACAGGAAGAAACTATGTCGAACTCTTATTGCCGTGCCAAGGATAAG gtTGGACCTGTTGCCGATTTACTCGCGTCTTGTAGCCACCCTTGACCCATGTGCTCCAGATATTGCTCCAGAAATGATCAAGCAACTGAAGTCTGAATTTAGATTTAGG TTGCGCAAGAAGGATCAGGTTAATGTTGAATCCAAGATTAAAGTGGTCAGATTCATAG GTGAACTAACAAAGTTCAACATGTTTCCAAAGGGGGAAACTTTACACTGTTTGAAA ATGCTCCTAGAAGACTTCACACACCACAATATTGACATGGCTTGCAATTTGCTGGAGGTGTGCGGTAGATTTCTTTACCGTTCACCAGAATCACACGTTAGAACTAGGAACTTGTTG GAGCTGATGATGAGAAAAAAATCTGTACAGACTCTGGACAGTCGCCAGTTGACGTTGattgaaaatgcttttttttattgcaatcCTCCAGAAAAACAAAAG GTTGCCCAGGTTGAACGTCCCCCAATGCATGAGTACATTCGTAAACTGCTGTACAAAGACTTGTCTAAAACCACCACAGAGAAG GTGTTGCGTCATATTCGGAAGCTGCCTTGGGATGACCCACAG ATTGTGCTGTACGTGATCAAATGTCTCATCCGTGTTTGGAACGTCAAGTACAACAGTGTTCACTGCGCTGCCAACCTGCTTGCTGGAGTAGTGCAGTACCAT GAAGAGGTTGGTCTGTATGTTGTTGATGGGATTTTGGAGGAGATCCGCCTTGGAATGGAG ACGAACTTACAGAAGATGAACCAGCGGCGTGTTAGTTGTGTCAAGTTCCTGGGTGAGCTGTATAATTACAGACAAGTAGAGTCACGTGTCATCTTTACCACCTTATATTCCTTCATCACCTTTGGAAACAATCAAGAAG GCGTACCATCAGTGTTGGATCCCCCAGAACACCTGTTCCGTATTCGTCTAATCTGCACCCTGTTGGATACCTGTGGACAATACTTCGATCACGGCAACTACAAGAAAAAACTCGACTGCTTTTTAGTTTACTTTCAG TGTTATATTCTAAAGAAGAAAGCTGATGCGATTTGGCATGAAGGACATCCCTTCCCTCGTGACGTCGATTACATGGTGGCAGACACACTGGAGTCCCTTCGTCCAAAACTCACTATTTTCACCAACCTAGAGGAAGCTGTGCAAAACTTGGAGAAGCTTAACAAAGAGCATCAAGAGCAAATCG AGAAAGCCACTCCCGCTGAGCAGGTCAATGACAGTTCACATCCATTACCCATCCAAAACACGCCCCACAGCAACGTGGGAACCAGGTCTCCAGCTGCCTCGCTCGGTACCTCTCCTTGCGAGTCTCCCATGCTgcgcgaggaagatgaactgaGTGGGACGTGGGAGAGTGAGGGAGAAGACGAGGATGCGGGGCCTGACCCGCATGGAATGGAATCCGACATCAATTTGACGGAAGTGGATATGAGTGACATGGATATGAACAAG gtcAAAGTACTCAGTCCTCCAAAGCTGGAGCCCACAGTGGAAGATAAAGAATTCCTGGCTGCCTTTGACAAGGTGATGTTGGATGACATTCAAAGTCGCCGTGAAGAAAACCTCAAG GTGCCTAGCTTGGATGTAGCCGTTCCAATGCACTTGAAAAGCCAAAGGATGCGCCGAAACAGTTTACCGGAAGAGAGTGACAACTTAAAGTTTGTTATCATGTTGAAGAAAGGCAGCAAGCAGCATTTCAAAA ACCTAGAGATTCCCGTTAGCTCAGGACTGGCTGCCAGCATTAAGGACAGGCAATTGGCGGAACAACAGGAACAGGAAGAAGTCAAGAGATTGGTTCTGGACTACAATCAAAGACAAGAAGAGGAGATTTACAATG
- the LOC136894921 gene encoding uncharacterized protein has translation MAANRHCWQSFNFPFSEQEIVSQSFLDYSSSSLSNIDLDEDGKTVVIFPKKSHNSRLRLEANYPSLPFLAPNSPSCSLSVKTMVDYNSRRDVVSDISSIHLSNFSTCHPDVMYGTVSGLLQEELNCYPWGICANIRPSIDLYLPWNRRQTHCKMCSKLSKAAQRRKGSGTQAIMQQLKTTLSDISPSLLDDFLQESITSELSQFHFDLFMGNSLACHSLNAEQQAILLYPSGSGLDVFNFAKISQFAEATDLDDTLFSANPILSRRQFALQGAIKQIDISSHAREDVMVGIRSQYNCSFFQSYPNSSTDRNLPPVKLLETVALTKQAMCLAVSPYIPGEAVVVTETGAVHSWRCGQELVTVCSATEQFNVNCASEWYQCVFAGNPQCIALANPKAVHLVDFRARAMSKRFFFSIPSSQVDSFECITSIQRHPQNCHHYFLATDQSLMILDDRYLQHPVLKWRHHIEDLVQFIDITCNAILDCDDTVVLVSGSKHHQPHCFQYSGTKGHSDRVLTDSRGQTYVPPTSTCLPWKVSSYSEWFFSGLSKDLSFSQAAASRLSQPLIGVCSMPHTFHPHGGFTVFQMSSVGDLFYQSFFARETRDDENVLENKQKQELHSEAKALCQKWIDVVDQGIGDIRETQCERYFEEGEDKREICLDFLFLPEPHSSCILCNDRQIEEMDEGSEDSGICERCGLDISFSRKLVELEKGSKVVTKSSLGIQHELKDLQINPDISKATDPLSKSLMLNWNSDEPIPIDMDGLGYEPQGSTDEPMVATNAEPMLMFSEVFSQNNNKKRTASSGKPVLQPTKGQTPVNDVGPVLSKRKPTLISSNQTMLVKGVEPMPEAILQDDESKSSRDKSKMNPMLPQVQYQEGMQVENSPSARTPQNQDSKSSHRKRKQSSRIMGF, from the exons atggcggccaatcgACATTGCTGGCAAAGTTTTAACTTTCCATTTTCCGAGCAAGAAATAGTCTCGCAGTCGTTTCTTGACTACAGCAGCTCTTCATTGTCAAACATAGATTTGGATGAAGACGGTAAAACTGTAGTAATCTTTCCCAAGAAGTCACATAACTCGCGATTACGACTGGAAGCAAATTATCCAAGTCTTCCATTCTTGGCGCCAAATTCACCTTCTTGTTCTTTGTCAGTGAAAACAATGGTTGATTACAACTCAAGACGTGATGTCGTCTCTGACATTTCTTCCATCCACTTGAGCAATTTTTCGACCTGTCATCCTGATGTTATGTATGGAACTGTGTCTGGTCTCTTACAAGAGGAGCTGAATTGTTACCCCTGGGGAATATGTGCTAATATTCGTCCAAGCATCGATCTTTATTTACCTTGGAATCGTAGACAAACCCACTGCAAGATGTGTTCAAAACTTTCCAAGGCTGCCCAGCGTCGCAAAGGCAGTGGCACCCAAGCAATAATGCAGCAATTGAAAACAACCTTGTCGGACATCTCGCCGTCATTGCTTGATGACTTCCTCCAAGAGAGTATCACTTCAGAACTCTCTCAATTTCACTTTGATCTTTTTATGGGAAACAGTTTGGCTTGTCATTCATTAAATGCAGAACAGCAAGCCATTCTTCTTTACCCCAGTGGTAGTGGTTTGGATGTTTTCAACTTTGCAAAGATTTCGCAGTTTGCAGAGGCAACAGACCTCGATGACACATTATTTTCTGCTAACCCAATATTATCAAGACGGCAATTTGCACTTCAAGGTGCAATAAAACAGATTGACATTTCCAGCCATGCTAGGGAGGATGTTATGGTTGGAATCAGATCACAATACAACTGCTCATTTTTTCAGAGCTACCCTAATTCATCGACTGATAGAAATCTG CCACCTGTGAAGCTGCTTGAGACAGTAGCTCTCACTAAACAAGCCATGTGTCTTGCTGTCAGCCCATATATTCCTGGTGAGGCTGTGGTTGTGACAGAAACTGGTGCTGTGCACAGCTGGAGATGTGGTCAGGAATTAGTCACAGTGTGTTCAGCAACAGAACAGTTCAATGTCAACTGTGCTTCAGAATGGTACCAATGTGTGTTCGCTGGGAATCCTCAGTGCATTGCATTAGCAAACCCAAAAGCTGTGCACTTGGTGGACTTTCGT GCACGGGCAATGTCcaaaaggtttttcttttccattcCATCTTCCCAAGTTGATTCCTTTGAATGCATAACATCGATTCAACGTCACCCACAAAATTGCCATCACTATTTCTTGGCCACAGATCAGTCTCTGATGATTCTAGATGACAGGTATCTTCAACATCCAGTGCTCAAGTGGAGGCATCACATTGAAGATCTGGTTCAATTTATAGACATAACTTGTAATGCAATCCTTGATTGTGACGACACAGTTGTGCTAGTTTCTGGCTCAAAACATCATCAACCACACTGCTTTCAGTACTCTGGCACTAAAGGTCATTCAGACAGGGTATTAACTGACTCTAGAGGACAAACATATGTTCCCCCGACATCAACATGTCTTCCTTGGAAG GTGTCATCTTACAGTGAGTGGTTCTTTTCTGGACTCAGTAAAGACTTGAGTTTTTCACAAGCAGCAGCTTCACGACTGTCACAGCCACTCATAGGTGTATGTTCCATGCCACACACCTTTCATCCTCACGGGGGGTTCACTGTCTTTCAGATGTCATCTGTTGGAGACTTATTTTATCAGTCATTTTTTGCGCGAGAAACGAGAGATGATGAAAATGTGttagaaaacaaacagaaacaaGAGCTTCACTCTGAAGCCAAAGCATTGTGTCAAAAGTGGATTGATGTGGTTGATCAAGGCATTGGGGATATTAGAGAAACGCAATGTGAAAGATATTTTGAGGAAGGAGAAGATAAAAGAGAAATTTGCCTGGATTTTCTCTTCTTACCAGAACCTCATTCCAGTTGTATATTGTGCAATGACAGACAGATTGAAGAAATGGATGAGGGTTCAGAAGATTCAGGCATTTGTGAACGGTGTGGGTTGGACATAAGTTTCAGTCGCAAGCTTGTTGAACTTGAGAAAGGTAGCAAAGTTGTTACAAAAAGTAGTTTAGGCATTCAACATGAATTGAAGGACCTACAAATTAATCCAGATATCAGCAAGGCAACTGATCCACTTAGTAAAAGCCTGATGTTGAATTGGAACAGTGATGAGCCAATACCAATAGATATGGATGGACTAGGGTATGAACCACAGGGTTCCACTGATGAACCTATGGTGGCAACCAATGCAGAACCAATGTTGATGTTCAGTGAGGTGTTCtcacaaaacaacaacaaaaagagaaCAGCAAGCAGTGGCAAACCTGTACTTCAGCCTACTAAAGGGCAAACACCAGTGAATGACGTTGGACCAGTATTAAGCAAAAGAAAACCAACGTTGATTAGTAGCAACCAAACAATGTTGGTAAAAGGTGTTGAGCCAATGCCCGAGGCAATATTGCAGGATGATGAAAGTAAGAGTAGCAGAGATAAGAGTAAAATGAATCCAATGTTGCCTCAGGTTCAATATCAAGAAGGAATGCAAGTTGAGAATTCTCCAAGTGCAAGAACTCCACAAAATCAAGATTCTAAAAGTTCACACaggaagagaaaacaaagcagTCGTATTATGGGATTTTAA
- the LOC136894923 gene encoding mitochondrial intermembrane space import and assembly protein 40-B-like, giving the protein MSYCREEGKDKLIFVTEEDHAVPSKVTLLEDDHEEEMEGLIKANGEINWDCPCLQGMAYGPCGEQFKAAFSCFHYSEEEPKGSDCIPQFRDMQECFVKYPEIYGNDDEETTGDEQEFKDDEIQRTKTGEAVTNKESSLRENDEIVGHEPSLSSNLRDTGSVAETAS; this is encoded by the exons ATGTCTTATTGCAGGGAAGAAG GAAAAGACAAACTTATTTTTGTTACCGAAGAAGATCATGCTGTACCCAGTAAAGTTACTCTTCTCGAAGATGATCATGAAGAAGAAATGGAAGGTTTGATCAAAGCAAATGGTGAAATCAACTGGGATTGCCCATGTTTGCAAGGAATGGCCTATGGACCTTGTGGGGAACAATTTAAGGCGGCattctcttgttttcattaCAGCGAGGAAGAGCCCAAAGGATCTGACTGTATACCGCAGTTTCGTGACATGCAAGAATGTTTCGTGAAATATCCCGAAATTTACGGAAACGATGACGAGGAAACGACGGGGGACGAACAAGAATTCAAAGATGATGAAATACAAAGGACAAAAACCGGTGAAGCAGTAACAAACAAAGAATCCTCTCTTCGTGAGAACGATGAAATAGTTGGTCACGAACCTTCCCTTAGTTCAAATTTAAGAGACACCGGTTCGGTTGCCGAAACAGCAAGCTGA